Genomic DNA from Theobroma cacao cultivar B97-61/B2 chromosome 3, Criollo_cocoa_genome_V2, whole genome shotgun sequence:
ACCCTAATTATCAGAGTGGCACTTTTGTCGGTGTACCTGGACCACGTGGATATTTTCTTGGAGTGGGGTGATTTTTTAAGCAAATGATAGCAGTTCTCCGTCCATGTGGGCTGTGTGATTCCACTAGATGAATTCAGATAATGCAAGGTCAGTTTCAAAGTtgaattaaacaaataaatgaatgaaaagGATAAATGACTACAGATTTAActagattttattaaaagcaCAACCAACTATACAATGACAAATGTCATTCTGGTaaccaaaaaaagaatagGAATCACAACAGAACATTGCTGTCAATGACCCAACCTTGCAAGTTGTACTTTCAAACATAAGAAAAACTAGAACAAGCCTCTTACACTTCGCTGAACTTTCTAGAAGAATGGACAACTCTGATCTTTGTATCCAAGGCCACACTGTAAAATCTAATCTAAATAGAAATTTAGCCGACCATTCAGTGCCTGGTATTGCAATCACCATGCATGTGTGTGTGCAGACATGTGCATACGTGTGCATTTGCATATGTGCACTTGGATCTGACAGGACTTTTCCTACCATAGCCCAAATCCTTTTCCACACATAAGATCCCTCTTCAAGTAAGGGCAATCTATATCGTTTTggttttgaaataattaatcatcCGTGTACTCCCTTAGATACCATCTGCTCAAACCTCCTCCAAAATCCTGACACAAACACCAAATTTTTGCATCTCCTGAAGTTAGCTAAACATGTTCATAATTAGGTGATCATCCACAAAATATCATTTCTTCCAAGTCTCAGAAATTTTTCTCCGCCTTTTACAAAAGAAATGTTGACAACAAAAAATGGAGCAGGACCTCACATTGCTCCATTTATCAAACAGAGGTAAAGATCTTGACCAGCATGTAAATGCTAAATCTAGTAAAAGTGCGTGATCGACATGGATTTTACATTGATGCAGAGTAATGAAGCTAGAAGTATTTAACTTACTTTACCTACTAATAAAACCAATGACGGTTAATGGAAACCATGCAAAGCAATGACGCCATAGTCATAAGGCAATCAACAACCGTCTAACATTTATCTATTCTGCAGTACAAGCCAGTGATGCCACTGTGACAGCTCAAAACTAAAATATGATGAACACACCTGAGCGGAGTTGCAATATGGAAGCACCCAACAATTTGATTGCTCTTTCTGCATTTCTAACTTCCTCCTGTTAACATGCACCACATGCAAAAAGTTGGTTGACAGTTAACATTTGCTAGGAATAAAGAGAATTAGATAACTAGAAACACTGTACTAAGAATATGAAACTAGATTATCATACTAGTGGGTTcttgaatttaattaagtGAAATTTGAAGATATGAAATAACCAAGGttaatttgaaaaacaaacaaaaaaaatgtcctgcacaaaaatttatttctaactGACTTGAGAAAAGATTAACTACGAGGTTTTAGAGAAAGAATCACAAAGCCAAAAATGTACAAGTACATGAAATAGCCAAAAAGGTATAAGTACATGAAATTGCAAATGTTAACAAGTTTACATGCTACATAGAACAAATTACTCATATGTAAAAAGTCATTTCCAAGATGAAATCCATATACATACTTTAGGATCATGACCTTTTGCAGCGACAAACAACCCACCAACACGAACCAGAGGAAGGCAGTATTCAgctgaaaattgaaagaaagcAAGATAACCCTAAAGCTTGCAGTCTTAGacaaatatgaaataaaaattttaaaaaaaaaaagagagagaagaattTCAATATAGGAAGTTTTCATATCATAATTACCTAGAACTCTCATTTCTGCGACTGCCCTGGCCACTGCTACATCAAATTTCTCTCTGAAGCCGATATCCTGCCCCAGATTCTGTCCTATAACAACAGTCATCAGAAAATAAAGCTGAGCAATGcactaaaatcaattttttttccttttacaaGGATATTAAGATAATGATAGGTAAGTAAACTAAAAACCCCCATAAGGAGTGTTAAAACAATACCTCTGCTCTTTCCCTTACAACCTGAACATTGGACAGCCCAGTAAGATTTACCACATGCTCCAGGAAAAGACATCTCTTGTTCACAGACTCAACCAACGTTACTGCCCAACCTACGCGTTTTCGtataattagaaaaattaaaaaccaaGATTAAATGAGAATATTGAAAAGTGAAGTGAGGTAGTGAACCAGGACAAGCAATAGCTAAAACCAAGCCAGGGAGCCCGGCACCAGTTCCCACATCAACAATTCTGAGATTGTCAAATGAATCGTTACAACTTGAGACATAAGAGTTTTGAATAGGAGGAATAATAGCAAGGGAATCTTCAATGTGCCTATCCATTACTTCACTAACTTCTTTGACAGCCGTCAGATTCATTTTCtgcaaagaaaagaacaaacccATCACAGAAAAAAGACACAAAACATCAAACTTTTGATAGTTTTCTGAGCGGCAGTGATACCTGGTTCCATTGAAGCAAAGCGTCGACGTAGAGACGAACCTGGTCCTTTTGGCGGGAAGTCAAGGtttcaaaagaagaagagctGCGAATTGCGGCGGACGTTTGAGAGTTAAAGCTGAGGGTTTGCGGCGGTGGAAAGGAGGTTTTGGGTTTGGATAATGGAAGGTGTTTGACAAGAGTTCCCAGAGAGGATGGGACGTTGAGGATTTTGCAACGGCAAACTACCATTTTCTTTAGCCTTTGAGCACAGCCTTACACCTTgcggattttttttttttttgctttccttaataatttaattggtgCAACGTAGTAGAAGTCGGCCCAACATTGCATCAGCACCAAGtacaaaagaaagaagcatAAGAGGCCCGATGTGCAGCCCCTTGTATTAGCCTTAAGCCTTAGCCGTTTAGCCTACAATGTGGGTTTGGAAATGGGATAGATGGATGGCCCTTTGTTTTAGATTTTTAAGTACCATACTATCATGTGCTCtcatttataataaattaataaatattcaaatatttaactcattaattaatatataattttttttaaataagattaaaaaaataaaaattcgaGACAAATAGATAGTTCCCACTCCATCTACCCATCAATCTCAAACTTCCCATTTCTATGAAAATTCTAACTTTATTTTTACCCTTTGACCCAAGTTAAGGTTAATTAAACAATCAAACTCCAACTTTTAAAGATAATGACaacaaattttgatttatcatATAATTTCAAGTAATACTTAAACATGTGGAAGAGGTGAATTGGAATCTCTTTTGCTttggaataaaaataaatgtacAATGAGCATGCGGTTAAAAGCACGTCGTAGGGTTGAGAATGTGAGGAGATTGGGGTCGAAGTGTCAACCCACTTTCCGGATGCAATGATGAAGGCGACAGAATTTTTTTGGATCCAAACAATTCTTAGGCACAGTATTAGAAGGAGACCTTTTCTGTGTTGGGCCACCCCAACTCATCACAAGCGTGGCCGTGACACCCTAAACAGTCTTTGTGGCCCCAACTCCCACTTCCATTtcaatttagaattttttttttatatgaattattctctattttctattttttttcacaaattaaATTACCCATGTTGACGGGTCGATGCATATGTCACAAGTCCGCACTTTCAAtctaaaaaacaaataaattaggtataaaaaaattatcctaAAAAGCAAATAGATATAATCGTAATatgaatcaaattcaaattctaaATCGATGATATAAAtctaaaaacattaaataattCATGATTCGAAAATTTATTCATGTTATATACATATCTCTTGCTCAAAGAAGTGCACTAGAGTCATCGTCCGACTCTAATTAATACTAGTACTGTTGTTGATATTGTGGTGGATGGGAATCTATCTTTTGCATCATTCCAAGTTGGACACATTCTCGTAGTAGACAAATCTCTCCACTGGGTTTGTATAGACATAACAACTGTAGATTGATGTGGCATGTCACAGATAATTTCCAACAAAGTTGATGTAAGTATCAAACAACGGAGAAAAAGAACATGGGCTGATGGCAATGCCCCCCATGGACAGCATCCATAAAAGACACTGCTACCGGACATGGAATAGTCTCTACTTTTTCATCTTTGGGGGTTTGAGTTTTAGGCTTGGTTTTGGTGCTAAAAAGATTTGAATCTCCtcaatttttatctttttctttttttcactttttaaattttctagagTTTGCACTTTTTCCATTGATCAAACTACTTTGCTTTGCCAttaacaaagaagaaaagaaaatgctgGCTACTGTGGGATGACTTTATCAGAGTCAAACTTAAAAAGTCATCGAGAAAAAGGGGTTTTACATGTTACATATGAGAGCTATATCTAACCCTAAAGACAGCTTGCATTTTGCCTGATATTCTCCAAACAAAAAGATGATGCTACTTCTACTTTTAAGGGCCTGTTTGAGTCCTAGAACATGGGTGGGGTTGGTTTACTTAGGTTCTAGAGATAGCAAAACCTGTTTAtacactaaaaaaaaaaaagctgaaTTTTAAGCTGATTAAAGGGTTTTCTCAAGCCTGTCTTATAATGCTAATTAAAGCTCAGAACCTGAAACTGGTTTATCAGCATGGAAacttgaaataagttgaaatgAATGAAAGGCGTGGCAGGAGAAAGAATTGATAAAAGAGATAAACAAAACAATGCATTCCTGGTCTTGGATTGCACCTGCACATAACTTATGGCAGAAAGAACCATATTGGGTGCGGAAATGAGCAGCAAATAACCATGATAGACAGCCACTTCCATATCTCTACAGCTATGCAGCTGGGTGGTTGGAAAAGTAAACAATTGTCAAAATACTACTGTTAATTTGATTTGGCTAACACGAATCGGTGTCACCAAACAGCTGTAACTTTATCTTCCCTTCCCTTTTTCAGTTTCCACCAGCTGTACTCGTAAGTTACCAAAAAACAACAGGGAAGATCAAGAAGTAAAATGCATACAGGTTTGTAATTGACAATGTAGCTAACTAGATATGTGAATCTGATTTCCATATGTTCATTAAATATATGGTTGGGCTACTCATAATCTTTCGATCAAAGTTCATTTTCCGTCTTAACTATCAATGTGTTGAGGATTATGAACAGATAGAGATAACAAGATACAATGAATTTGCTTTCCTTATTGCTTAATTCGGAGGAATCTTATTCTTATCCTTAGTCTTTGTCTAGTACAAAATAAGAAGGATTAGTGCAAACTTCGAAAAAGAGAGGGGAAAACAGCACAAAAAagggttaaaaaaaaagggtatataccacaaaaattttctttgtatgACAGAAAGATAATTGCAATTGAGGAACAGCAACGAACATTTTTGTCTCCACTCCTCTAAACTTATAGCAGTTACCAGGGTGCTTTTGCAGGAAAGAGGAAAGCAAAGCAAAGTATACTCCCCAACAACCAAGGCCCCACCCCACACAATGTTCCTCACAAAAATTCTTCGATCCTCTCACTCTGTCAGGAATTCCTGAGTTCCATGATTCCTCTGTCCTCAttcttttaatattcttaCTAGCTAGTTATTTGCCTGTGGCCTGCCAAATTCCCCTTCTTTAACTAGAACCAATAAAGCTTAGCTCATTTCATCTTACTCCAGATACAGTCACAAACAGCCTTTTACTGTTTTGCattataaaaatcaaaccaactTAGAATATAAAAGATACTAAAAACAATCTGCTACAAACATTATTATTTTGCTTCTCAATTAATGTGAAAGTGTACTGtaaatcatattcaaatcACCAATATGTAATTATGTAACTTGATCTATAATTAGAGTTTTTAAgtacaattttaaattaaagtttGTTGATAAACAAAGACATGAAATTATAATCTTTAGAATAGAAGTAACTTAAAGCTATCCATCTTGGTGGTTGGGATGAAGATCAATCACTCCGTCGTCTAAATGGTCAAAGGGGGACGGCTGCTTGCACCTATCTAATTGGATGGTTTCGCAAATGGTGCTGCAACTGTTTGCATCTGATAACTGTTGacataaaagaatattaaataGGGTTGGGgggtttcctttttctttgagaGCAAGAGCTGGGGGCAAGAAAAAGCTAGCACCATGGGTTTCGTGATAATATAATTCTCCccttagagagagagagagagaaggaaagcATCAAACATCAAAGTCTCTCTCTCCGTAGACtgagagagaggagagaggGCAGGGCACGCAATAccttggattttttttcttcatatccATTCAACAGCAATCATCATgccctcctcctcctcctcctccccACCTCTGACTCTTCAATACCATCATCATTACCCCCTCACCACCACTACTCATGATCATCCCCTCCCCCTTTTCAATATCCACCAACTTCACATCCCAAGACCAAAAGCAAACCAACAGCAACAAGACgaccaagaagaagaagaaggtcaagaagaagaagaagaagaagaagaagaagaagaagaagaagaaacgaGCAGCAGGATTAATTTCTTACAAGCCGATCATGACAAACTCTTTTACTAGTATATTTTATGAGTGAAAGGGTCTCTTTTTCCAAAGGATCCAACAACTCTACGGGGAATCAAGCTTCTCGGTCCGATCATTTGCTAGATCAAAGCAAATCACACAAGTTTTGTCTACAATGgggtttcttcctttttcatcaCTTCGGTCCATCACTCAGTAAAACTGGTACAATAGCTATATAGGTAGCTTTCCTTTTGCACATGGACTCTCTACCTTTTATATTCTAGGTATGGTTTCGAGACCATTtatgaaagaagaagaagaagaagatgctGATTGTATgtgcttaaatttttttttctttttgtgttcGTTATTTTCTTTCTAGATCTCTAAATTTTCCCAAACATGTTTCCGTGGTCTTCTcttgatttttgtttgtttggtGCAATGATATTTATGATGGAAGGAACTTGTTGTTTGATATacaatataattattcttcatGACAGATATATGCAATAAGTATTCCTCCTGCCATATTTGTTCTTGGAAACCTGACCAAAACCGTATAACTTTGCCAGAGTTCCCGTCTTAGACGACTGAGAAACTCCATAGTCCTTGTCACCATCCTCCCTGCAATCCTAGGTACAACAATATTCCTCAATGCTCAAACTAGGGTTTGCTAACTATCTATGTATATTCATACCTTCATATGTGTATAtacacataaatatatatcatAGGGGATATAAATTTGCGTATTAACCGAAAGCTAAAGAGATAAAGCTGTCAAGTATTCCTAATTTTCACTTCCCTTCAATTAAATGATCGTATTCAAgttcaattcctttttcaccAGATTAAACATGTGATGGTCAAGCAAAATGAGATCCATGGTGAAGCCATTATCGGATGCATCATGCACATATGAAAGATGCCTTAGCCTTAGTCTAAGCCTAGGCGTGTTGTTGAGATATGGTTGTGATCTTCCATGAGATATGTTGGTGTAAAGAAATCGTACATGAGAATTTATGATTAAGAGAGAAGCGATCAGAGAACTTTAATGTTTTACATTTCTATGGAATTGGCAGACAAGGGTTAATAAGAAGTTTGGGagtagaaatatatatatatgtgttgCCTGCATATTTTCAATAGGATGCTGCTTTTGAGGATAATGCCTGCAAGAGCAGCagcaaaagtaaaaaaaaaaaaaaaaaacacaaacaaacCAAGAAGTAATCATGGAGGAGTATGTACTTGTCTTTACCTTGCAACTTTTGTCAAGTCTTTTTCTTGGAATTACACTTTGTAGATTTCTTTGCTATATTCCCTGTTTTTATGCTTAAATCTCAGCTTTGGAATCCCATTATTCAACTCATTATTCTCTTCTTCAGATGGGAAAATTTTTTCCAAACCATTGCTTCGCATGCTTATGCCTGGCTAATGCAAGTCAAATTAAGCATGGGGggatttcttttgtttcacATTGGACCTTTTGTTTCATTTGCTTCGTGAAATCCTGAATACCCTATATCCATATATATGAGAAAATACAATTTTAAAATGGCTGAATGAAAAGGATTAGGTCTAGATGAAATTAGAAATACCCCATTAATTCAATCATTAGTATGTagcatttttgttttatttggtGGTTCAGCTAGGTATGTGTATATCTATCTATGTaaaggaatatatatatatatatagtccACCACTGGAAAAGAATCAAATACTGCATCTTCATTTCATATACATATAGTACTTTTGTGGTGTCTCGTTACTTGtttacaatatttttaaataaaaataataactccatttttactttttaacatCACcttcttttaattctttacGGTGCTTTTTGGTAGTAATAATCTGGAATCACACTTTTTCATAGCAATTCCTCGTAACACTTTTCAAAAgcacttttcttctcaatctGAACTTTTGTTTTGAACCCTAACAACATCGCTAGGGTAGGAGCATGCTTTTTAATTAAGCACTTGCAGCACAACCGGATGCATACCTAGGCCTAGCCCTAGCCAGcatttaacataaatattataaCATCACAATATTTCATCCATTTCTTAAGTTACACAATACTTGGATCATTCTAGTACTGCATATTGTTAAACATCAAGAATTGGTaccattttttaataataacaataataaaaagatatttaggttGGAGATTTGAAtccccttttctttctttagaaTTTCTTTTGTAGCAAAAAAGAATAGCTTCCTAGCTGTATTACAAATTCACTTGCTGTATAAGATGTGTTGATGCATGT
This window encodes:
- the LOC18603833 gene encoding ribosomal RNA small subunit methyltransferase G isoform X3, which translates into the protein MVVCRCKILNVPSSLGTLVKHLPLSKPKTSFPPPQTLSFNSQTSAAIRSSSSFETLTSRQKDQVRLYVDALLQWNQKMNLTAVKEVSEVMDRHIEDSLAIIPPIQNSYVSSCNDSFDNLRIVDVGTGAGLPGLVLAIACPGWAVTLVESVNKRCLFLEHVVNLTGLSNVQVVRERAENLGQDIGFREKFDVAVARAVAEMRVLAEYCLPLVRVGGLFVAAKGHDPKEEVRNAERAIKLLGASILQLRSVESHSPHGRRTAIICLKNHPTPRKYPRGPGTPTKVPL
- the LOC18603833 gene encoding ribosomal RNA small subunit methyltransferase G isoform X1; translation: MVVCRCKILNVPSSLGTLVKHLPLSKPKTSFPPPQTLSFNSQTSAAIRSSSSFETLTSRQKDQVRLYVDALLQWNQKMNLTAVKEVSEVMDRHIEDSLAIIPPIQNSYVSSCNDSFDNLRIVDVGTGAGLPGLVLAIACPGWAVTLVESVNKRCLFLEHVVNLTGLSNVQVVRERAENLGQDIGFREKFDVAVARAVAEMRVLAEYCLPLVRVGGLFVAAKGHDPKEEVRNAERAIKLLGASILQLRSVESHSPHGRRTAIICLKNHPTPRKYPRGPGKKCKGVHFPVKQLTWHRDMDNTVPQLGEGT
- the LOC18603833 gene encoding ribosomal RNA small subunit methyltransferase G isoform X2, whose protein sequence is MVVCRCKILNVPSSLGTLVKHLPLSKPKTSFPPPQTLSFNSQTSAAIRSSSSFETLTSRQKDQVRLYVDALLQWNQKMNLTAVKEVSEVMDRHIEDSLAIIPPIQNSYVSSCNDSFDNLRIVDVGTGAGLPGLVLAIACPVTLVESVNKRCLFLEHVVNLTGLSNVQVVRERAENLGQDIGFREKFDVAVARAVAEMRVLAEYCLPLVRVGGLFVAAKGHDPKEEVRNAERAIKLLGASILQLRSVESHSPHGRRTAIICLKNHPTPRKYPRGPGKKCKGVHFPVKQLTWHRDMDNTVPQLGEGT